The window TCGTGACACTGCTCCTGGCGCCGGGGCTGCGCCGCGATCGCGCGCGGGGCACCGAAGCCCCCCGCCTGCCCGTCACCTGAGGACGAGCTCCAGCAGCGGCAGCCTCCGGCCCGGCACGGAGCCCGACGGCGTCGAGCCGATCCGCACCGCGCCCATCGCCGTGTAGATCGCCTCGGTGTTGGGGTCGGCGTCGATGGTGAGCCGTACGAACCCGGACCGCCGCGCCCGTACCACGATGTGCTCGAACAGGAGCCGCCCCACGCCCCGTCCGATGGCGTCCGGCTCGACGAACATCATGGCCAGGGAGCCCTCGGGTGGCTCTCCGGCCAGCGTGGCGAAGCCCAGGACGCGGCCGGCACGGCCGTGCTCCTCAGCGACCACCGTGCGGCCGTCCGCCGTGTCGTCGGGGCTCACCGTCAGTTCGTCCCGGCACGCCGCCAGGAACTCCTCGTCGTACCCCCAGTGCGCTTTGGACCGCAGCGCCAGGCCGGTCAGTGCGCCGGCCTCCTCGGGCCGCCCTTCCCGTACGTCCACCATCGGCTCCCCCTCCGTCATGCCGTCCCGCGATTATCCAGGCCTGAGACCAAGGGCTGATCACTTCCGTGGCCTACCCCTGCTAGCCTGCAATTGCGAATGACTAGCAACAACAACCTGTCAGCAGTTGGAGGGTTCGAACCCATGGCCACGTACACGCTTCCGGAACTCCCGTACGACTACGCGGCGCTCGAACCGGTCATCAACCCGCAGATCATCGAGCTCCACCACGACAAGCACCACGCGGCGTACGTCAAGGGTGCGAACGACACCCTGGAGCAGCTGGAGGAGGCCCGCGACAAGGAGGCCTGGGGCGCCGTCAACGGCCTCCAGAAGAACCTCGCCTTCCACCTGTCGGGCCACATCCTGCACTCGATCTACTGGCACAACATGACCGGTGACGGCGGCGGCGAGCCGCTCGCGGCGGACGGAGTGGGCGACCTCGCGGACGCGATCACGGAGTCCTTCGGCTCGTACGCCGGCTTCAAGTCCCAGCTGACGAAGGCCGCGGCGACCACGCAGGGCTCCGGCTGGGGCGTCCTCGCCTACGAGCCCCTCAGCGGCAGGCTGATCGTCGAGCAGGTCTACGACCACCAGGGCAACGTCGGCCAGGGCTCGGTCCCGATCCTGGTCTTCGACGCCTGGGAGCACGCCTTCTACCTGCAGTACAAGAACCAGAAGGTCGACTTCATCGAGGCGATGTGGCGCGTCGTCAACTGGCAGGACGTGGCCAAGCGCTACGCCGCGGCCAAGGAGCGCGCCGACGTACTGCTGCTGGCCCCCTGACGGACCCGATGCGTCCTGCCTCGTGATCGTCTTCTCAACCTTCACCGGGCAGGCGGATGAACGGTGAGCCCCCGCGAGGACATGACTCGCGGGGGCTCACCCATGCCGTGCGCCGCGGGCGTGCGTCAGATCCTGAAGACGGAACCGATGAACTCGGCCAGCAGCCGCTCCTTGAGCGCCCGGGGCAGCGCGTCGAGCAGGACGAGCACGGGTGCCATCCGGCCCGGGAGTCCACCGTCGCCGCCGAGTCCGGCGAAGGCGAGGACGGCGTCGATCTCGTCCGGGCCGAGCGTCGCGGGATCCAGCCCGGCCGCGAACGACGCGAGGGCCGGGTCGACCGCCACCGGGTCCAGCGCCCGGGCCTTCGCCAGCGCGGCGGTGAGGTCGTCGAGGAGCGGTCCGACCTGGCCGACGGTGGCGGGCGTCAGGGTGAGGTGGAGGTTGGGCGGCAGGCCGTCGAAGGAGAGCTGCGGCTGGAGGTACCAGCCCAGCTCGCGCA is drawn from Streptomyces sp. NBC_00178 and contains these coding sequences:
- a CDS encoding GNAT family N-acetyltransferase, whose translation is MVDVREGRPEEAGALTGLALRSKAHWGYDEEFLAACRDELTVSPDDTADGRTVVAEEHGRAGRVLGFATLAGEPPEGSLAMMFVEPDAIGRGVGRLLFEHIVVRARRSGFVRLTIDADPNTEAIYTAMGAVRIGSTPSGSVPGRRLPLLELVLR
- a CDS encoding superoxide dismutase, coding for MATYTLPELPYDYAALEPVINPQIIELHHDKHHAAYVKGANDTLEQLEEARDKEAWGAVNGLQKNLAFHLSGHILHSIYWHNMTGDGGGEPLAADGVGDLADAITESFGSYAGFKSQLTKAAATTQGSGWGVLAYEPLSGRLIVEQVYDHQGNVGQGSVPILVFDAWEHAFYLQYKNQKVDFIEAMWRVVNWQDVAKRYAAAKERADVLLLAP